The sequence below is a genomic window from Sporanaerobacter acetigenes DSM 13106.
TTTTTTCCCCTTTATACTAATTCCACTATCTACAAGAGATTTAACAAATCCAGCTCCATCGGTATTGTATCCCATAAGTTTCCCATTTACATACTTTACAGTATTTACAGCACCTAACAATTTTGCTTCCTCATCAATATCATCTAAATATTTCATAATGTGAATTTTATGGGGAATTGTGACATTAAAACCTTTGATGCCTAAAATCTTAAAAGTATCTAATACTTGCTTTAAATTATTATCCTCAACATTAAAACACATATAATTACAATTCATATTATTTATATTAAAAATATAATTGTGAATTTCAGGCGACAAACTTTTTTCAATTGGATCTCCTATTAAACAGTATAATTCAGTATTCCAGTTTATATTCATTTTCTCACTCCTATAAATTTATTTATCATTAGTATATCACTTCTGTTGTTTTTTTAACATATCATTTATGATAAGATTTATTATGATATGTTTTCCCTTAAAATTCCTTCATAAAAAAAATATAAAATGAGACAATATTAATTAGGAGGTGAAGAATTTGAAGAATAACAAAATAGCTATTTTTCTTACAATAGTTTTAGCTTTTGTTTTTACAGCTACAGGATGTCAGACAAAAACGCCTCAACGTCCAAATATGGGAAATGAAAGAATAGAAAATAGAGTTGGAACCAATCAGAGGAGAAATACGAACCAAAATAGAGTTGGCAACAATAATGCTATAGATAACAACAAAATTGATTCTAACTTAAACAATGATGCAAGAAACAAAGATATGGTTAGAACTGACAGAAATCTAAATATGACTGATAGGGCTGAAAAAATAGCAAGAAATGTTGCAAAATTAAAAGAAGTAAATAGTGCAACTTGTGTAATAACTGGGAACACAGCTTTAGTCGGCATTGATATGAAAGATAATATAGAAGGCAATATGACTAATGATTTAAAGAGAAAAGTTGAAAGTTCTGTAAGAAACACCGACAAAAATATAAACAATGTCACAGTTACAGCGGATGCAGATTTATATAAAAGAATTAGCAATATGGCAAGGGATATACGTAATGGAAAACCTATAACTGGATTTACTGATGAAATTCAAGAAATGCTCAGAAGGATAACCCCTAGCAAATAAAAATCCGGAAATTTCCGGATTTTTATCTATTTTAACAGCAAAAGACTTTGATTTTCAGCCTTCAATGACTAAAACTCAGCTTTTCGACTTAGAAAGTTTAAGATTTATTGAAAATAAAGAGAATATACTGTTTTTTGGAACTTCTGGCGCTGTAAAATTAGGAATCGCTGCAGTTAAAAAGAGATACCTAACATACTTTATATCCTGTCATAACTTGATAATGCAATTAAATAAGGCTCATGCAGAAAACAGATTAGAAACCAAGTTAAAACATTTTTCTAAATACAAGTTGTTAATTATTGATGAAATAGGCTATTTGCCGATTGATAAACATAGGTTAAAAGGAAAAATGGATTTATTAGAAAGCAAAAAAAGTAGTAATAATTAATTCTAAAAATTGTACAATTTTTAGGTTCTTTCCAGCCTTAGTTGAACTAAGTATTATACTCTATCTGCAACACCCTATTTCTTAATATCTCAAAAGTACATCTGCCATACATTATTCTTTTTATTACCTTTATTTTGTTTATTTTCCCCTCGGCTAAACCATTGCTATATTCATAGTTAATGGCATTTTCTACTGCCTCAATATCCCTTGTAATACCAGTAATAAAGCTGTTTAATTCCTTAATACCTAGGGCCTTAGATTTTGTTATCCATGTATTTAATTTTGTGCTATCCTTACCAAATAATATTTCTTTGAATTCCTCTACTATATTAAAGATTATCTTATATTTTTCATATCTATCTAATACTACCTCAAACTCCTCTAATGTAATAGTTTCCACCTTTTCTATAGGTTTATATAATAAGCTAATTAAATCATTCGTTTCTACATATCTTATATCTACTGCCTCATTTTCTTCAATAGTTTCAGATCTAAAATCAGTAATAAATTTTCTTATAAGAGATTCACTACCCGTATAGCCTTTGGCTTTAATTTTTTTGTATATTTCTTTAGAACTAATTCCATCTATATAAAATTTTTTAACTAAATTTTTGTAATTATCAAGTTTACTTTTTTTCTTGACTCCCTTTGATGTATGGTTCCAATTTTCATCAGATTCTAAATACTTTTTTACAGTCTTTCTATCAAGAACCATTTCTTCAGCTATTTTTCTCATGGATTTCCCCTCGCTACTTAATTCTTTAACTTTATTAATTAAGTATTCTTTACTCTTTGATATATCTGAGGACTTAGCTTCAGCATTTGTTATTTTATCGTATTTTTCTTTATCTTCATTAGATATTTTTGAATATGCTATCACAGTTTTATTACTCATACCTAAAATAGAAGCTATATCATTAACTTTGTATTTTAAATCTCGTAGTTCCTTAACCTTAAGTATCAAATCCCATTTTGTTTTAAATTTATATTTTTCTTTCAAATGTAATGTTTCTCCAGAATTAATGTTTTCTAATTTCCCTATCTCGATTTTATTTTTAAATATTCTTTTAATATATTGTTTACAGTAATCTGTCAGGTTTTTTAATATATGAAATCTATCTGAAACTTGAATTGACTTTGGATGTGCATCTTTTATAGCCTTATTATATACTATTGAACCATCTCTTGATATTAATTCCAGATTTGGAAATGAACTTAACCATCTTTTTACTTCTTCATAATCTCTTGATTCTAATATATCTACAATCTTTCTGGTTTCTATATCTATCATAACCGTTGCATATTTATTTCTTTTTTTAATAGCAAAATCGTCAATACAAACCTTTTTAATTTTATCTTTATCTAATATTTGTGTTTCTTTTTTTAAAAATATTGCATACTGTGCTTTTACTTACAGTTGCAACACTTTTTCCTAATAATTTAGATGCTGATATTAAACTCATGTTTTTTGATAGATTTATTATTTCGGCTTCTAATCTTTTGGTTTTTTTAGCTTTATGTTCGATAAAATCAAATTTTTCAGCGAAAGTTTTTCTATTACAATCCTCATTATCACAAAAGAACTTTCTATTATTTAAAATTAAAACTGTTTTCTTTCCTGATATGGGAAGATCTTGAAAGCTTCTTGTGTAATGAGAATGTATCCTCTCAGAAGGAGTATTACAATGAGGACAGCAAGCCACTATTTTATTTGATTTTATGTGTATATAAATGGTATCTTCTATTATTTCATGGGATATATATTCTAAGTTTTCATCTAATAACTTAATTAAAGCATCCAATTTAAATACCTCCATATGTTAATATGGAGGTATTATACTAAAATTTATGCATTAAATCAACTAACATTGGAAAGAACCATTTTTCACTTGACAAATACACGAATTTTAAAAAATATCATCTGAATGTTTATTTTAGAAACAATATAATATATAATAATATGTAATAAAATATAAAACACTTTTGATAATAAAGAACATTATAAAATAAAAATATAAAATATTATGAAATAAAAAGTAAATAATGATATATAAGGAGAGTAAGAACAAAGATGACTGATAGAGAATTGTTAGAATTAATTGCTGCACAAGTAGGCGAGCTAATAAAAGATGTATCTACATTAAAAGTAGGGCAAAATAATCTTAAAGATGAAGTAAAAAAAACTAATGTAACTATTGAAAATGATATACAACCTAAAATCAATGCTCTATTTGATGGCTACAAACAAAATCCAGATAAGCTAAATAAAATTGAAGAGGAAGTATCTAAACATGAGGAATTTATTTTAAAACGTGTAAAATAAAAAAACATAAAAGGTTTTAGTACTCTAAAAATTAAAGTTATAACATCTATATTGGACAAGCAGGAATATCAAGCTAAAAAAATACTCAACTACCTACTTTGTCCAATATAGATGTTAACCCCTAGCAAATAAAAATCCGGGAATCCCGGATTTTTATTTTATTTAACAGCTTTGATTTTCAAAAGCTTTGTTTAGTTTTTTTATAGCTCTTTTTTCAATTCTAGATACGTAGGATCTAGATATTCCTAGAAAATTTGCTATTTCTCTTTGAGTTTTGCATCCACCATCAATTAGTCCATATCTCAATTCGATAATAGTTTTTTCTCTTCCCTTCAAAACTTCATTTATTTTGGAGTACAATTTTTTTACTTGTATTTTTAAATCTACTTCGTCAATAACTTCATCCGCATCAGTCCCTAATATATCAATTAGAGATATTTCATTGCCTTCCTTGTCTACTCCAATAGGTTCTTGAAGAGAAACCTCCACTTTAGACTTTTTATCAGCACGAATAGTCATAAGTATTTCATTATCTATGCTGTCTAAAAGACAACATTATATTTAGTTTCTACATTATATATATAGAGTTATTCTAAACAAACAAAAAATATCATGTTTATTTATATAAATATTGTGTTGTGTATGGTTGCTATTGTTCCATATTTGCCTTGTATTGTGTTTTTAATATGTAGTGTACCAATTATATTACTTTATACATCAAATCTTGTTCTGTGCTAGATATTTAAGCCCATTTTATGCAAGTTGTCCATTTATAAAATTCATTGCCAAAAAATAAAAAAAGACCAGGATTTTAGTCCTGGTCCTCATCTTCTTTTCTTTTCCTTGTACTCTGTATAGTAAGTTGATGCACATATACCGCCATACCAGCACAAAGTATTCCTTGCAATACTCCATTTAAAACTATGGATCCTGTAAACCCATTCTCAAACCCTAGAATGAGTATTGATACAACAATTCCAATCACTGCCAAAATAATTGGAATAGTCCAATCCTTGACTTTTGGAATTTGTTTTATGGCCTGTCCTAGAATTATTAGTACAGGAATAAGTATGACTATCTCTGGCAATATATATTGTAGTATTTCTTCGCCTGTCATATTATTTTACCTCCTTATAATTTGTAATTCTATCTAGTAATGCAAATACTTCACCTCTGGTGATTTTATCATCAAACCTTGTTTCTTGTATTTCCATACCTTTTGCCTTTAAGCTATCATAATGTTTTTGCGCCCAGTGAGGTTTATCTTCTTTTATAGCTTTCTTCTTTAAATTATAAAAACTTGCAATTGTCCTTGCTTGTACTACTGCAAGTTCTTTTTGCTTGTCTCTAAATATTAAACTATCTTCTCTATTAGTATGGAATCCATTTTCTATAATCATCGATGATTTAGCTTGATTAAATCTTAGTTCTCCATACCAGTTATAACCTGTTTTCCCCTCCTTATATTTAACCCCTCTGTTTCTGTGATTGAAAAATATAGCAGTTGTATCGCATAGTAATTGAGCAAGTTGCTTGTTTGGCCTCTCCACAGAATCCCAAACCTCTGTACCTCTGACACTAGAATCACTTGCTGCATTACTATGGATTGCTAGATATAAGTCATATCCTTGGCCCATTTTCGCTCTTTGAGCTAAAGATGGGTTATCTGTAATTTTATTTCTAACTAAATCTACTTTAACATTCTCGTATGTTTCCAGTTCAGCTTTTAAAACTAATGAATAGTGGAAGTTGTTGTCTCCTTCATTAAATAGTACTCCACCACGGTTATGCTCTTTACCTGCGCCATGTCCAGCATTTAATCTTATCCTCATTTTCTCACCTCCTGTTCCAAATCCTCAATTCTATATCCTCAATTCTATGGTTAGCAACTTTCATTTTTTCCTCTAAAATATATGTTTTTTCTACAACTGAATTATGTTTACTCACTTTGCTTTCTAACTGTTCCAATCGATACGCTATAAGAGCTGTACTCTTTCGCTGTCCAAAATAACTCCCTATCAATGTACCTGCAAATGCTATTAACGCCACTATTATTTCACTTTCCATATAGCACCTCCATAAATTGATATAAAAAAAGAACCTAGCAAGCTAAGTCCCTATATTAAATCGTCAAACATTAATTCATAAGTCACCTTCATTGTTTGCGCGTTATTCTTCGTTTGTGGTGCAGTTAATAATACCCTAGAAGATAATCCTGCCAATTGGATTTTAGTTAAACAATATGGACCATTAAGATCGGTAATCCCATATAATATTCCTTTATTTGCATCAATGGCAGTAATTGAATATAAACCGTCGGTATAAGTATAAAAAGCTCGTACTTCACCATTTACCAAATTAATATGATTAAGTGCCTTAAAATAATCATAACGATTATCCTCCCTCCCTTTAGAAAGAAAAAGAGTATCACCTTTAATGTCAAAACCTGACTTATAGGAAATATATATTGGCGATTCCTTATAATTTACTATGTTCCCATTTAAATCTAGCTTATAAATGGCCTTATCATATTGCATTCCAGTTAAATTATGAGTATTTGGACTATCGCTTAAAACCCAAAAACCATCTTCTGCACATACTGGGTTTACTAAATATGGCAAAGATGTAGTTATTTTATCTACCAAATTTCCTTCTAAATCAAATTTAAAAATTGTAGATTCATAGTTAGAACTAACATAATTTGTTATATAAATGTACCCATTATAATAATCTATGCCACACGAATCAAAGTTAAGAACAAACAAATCCTCTACTGTATTATCCTTAGTATTATATTTCTTTATTTCTTTATTCATTAACAGCCATATATAACCATCCCTATAAGCTATTTTGTCTCTAAAATTAAATTTTAATCCTGATATTGTTTCCTTTGCATACCCTTGGCCATACCTTCCTAGTTTACCGCTAGCAAAATTTATACTTTGAAATGTGCCATTTGCTGCATGTGTAGGAAAATCAAAAATATGTGTTATTTTATTTTTATCTTTAATGGTTTCAGCTGTATTAATAGTTCCTTTCTGCGAATCGTCGCCTGAATAAGTTTCATTTCTAAAAGCATATCCTATTATGTCGCCTTTATATCCAAATTCATTCTCAGGGTCTTTTTCACTATCATCATTTGTCAATACCACCATTATAAATGGGGTTGGGGCATATAAATAATTGTTATTTGAATAATCAACTATTTTATTTATCCCTAATACATTTGACAATATTTCTTTCTTTTGAATATATTTAGCCCAAAGTTTATATCCATTGCCAATGAAATTATCTTTGGTTTCCTTAAATTCCACTTCACCAGTCTTTGCGTTTCTTAATTCTACTGTAACTCTACCTTTCACACCTAAATTATTGCCTAAATTTAATTTATCTTTCAAATTATTCACCCACTTCCATTAAAATATCTATACTATCAGTTATATTTATTATATTCATTTCCATTTCTGTATTTTCAGTTGTTTTTTCTACTTTAATATCTTCAGTAAATGTAACAAAAGCATTTTCATTTATGTTAATAATTTCTCCTATATCAACATAATCTTCAACACTTGCATAAGGTATACCAGAACTTGCAAGCAAATTTGCGCCATAAGCATAAAATTGAGCTTGCTGTGGTTCTACTGTGAATATTCCTTTTTCCATTCTAAGCATTAATCTAATATTATTTGCGAACTGAGGTATATCCTTAGCTAAAAACGATATGTTTACAGTGTTCCAGCCTTCTCTTACAAAACATTTATAACTATTACCAAATAATCCAGTATCTCTTTTCATTTCTACTTCTAAGGTAGAATCTGTACTTGCTTGTCCTACTATAACAATAGTAAACTCTATAGAAGTATCATCCATAGCCGATATCGGAAGTACCATTTTTACTTGTGAACTCCCATTTACTTCAAATGATTTTGCATTTGTAGTTAGTACATAGACGCCAAGCCTTTTCTCTATCTGCTTTATATTGTCTTTTAATCCCCCGCCAAATCCATATTCAGATTGTTGAGCTGTATATGAAGGAGAAGATGAAGTTTCTTTAAGGCCACCTTTATATATGAATTTATTCCTTAGCAAAGGAGCTTTTAGTATTGTTCCGTCTCTTTGTACTATTTCAACCCAATCTCCAGCCTCTAAATCTGGTCTACCTCTCCAATTCATATTAATAGGAGTATAAGACATTTCGTTTAAATCATTAAATATACTTTCTAACATTGTTTCTGTAATGTATGGATTATAGAAAAACAAAGTTTCATCTACTTCTCCAGCTCCAATTTCGCTTTCTTCAATATCGCTGTTATAATTAGCTACAACTCTTAAATATGTCTTAGTAGGATTGGTAATATTACAAGTAGCATAATCTTTTGTTGTCAATGTTTCTTTTATTTCTCTATCACTAAATTTAATAAATTCAAGCTTTCCTTCTTTATTTATTTTCACTGCTGCAGCATGAGATATTGCTATGAAACTTAATACTTCTCTTATTGTATATCCATCTGGTTTTTCCTCGATTATATAATCTTGATTAATAAATAAATTTTCATCTAATTCTACTCCCAATAATACTGCTATCTCATTCATAACTAATTCCATTTTAGTAGGATAATTTAAACCAGAATGATATATTTTTTGTGCAAGGATTAATCTGTCAAAGCAAGCTAAAGAAACTACATCATTTTTTACATTTCTAGAGTCAACATAATATACACCAAGAGGTAGCCATTCTGTATATCCTTCTGCTCCATTCATTCTTATATATGGTTGTACTTTAGCATTAGAAGATATATCTATATTTGTTTTTAGTTTCATGTTTAACCTAGAGGAAATCACAGCCCCTAGGCTAAACTCTTCTTCATCTATGCAAGCCTCTTCTATATCAAATTCAACTATTGAACTCGTGCCTAGTACAGTTGTATCATCTATAGCAACTTTAGTTTCAAATTCCCTACCACTTTTTTTTAAATATGTTTTAAATTTTTCTGATATAGGATACAAGTTATCACCTCTCAATCAAGGATAATTTTAAACCTTCCCATATAATTGTATCTCCCTTCGCAATAGCAATTGTTGCAGGTCTATCGCCAGCATAGAAGGTTTTAGCTTCGTATCCTCCTGTCATTGGATCAGGATAATATACTTCAAAGAATTCGTCTTGAATAGATTGTAATATTGCAGATACTTTATCCCATTCAAGTCCGCCAAAGGACATTTCTATTTTTCTTTTTACAGCTATCCTGTCTCTATTTAAAATCCCATCAGCAGTTCTAACTGATGTTTCTCCATCATCCAAATCTAAAGTCGTAACAAGAAAAGCAGCAGGATATGCTGCTATTTCTTGTCCATTTATTTTTATTATCATCCTGCCACCCCTTTATATGATTAGTAATGTCTTGCCAACACGTTTTTGCTCTGTGTTAATCGACTTAATTGCTATTCTTCCGAATTCAGTTTCTCCTATTTTTAGTACTATATCTCCAGATTGATTATTTGAACTATTGGATTGCATTTGTGCTGCTTGCATTGATTGCAGTACTGCATTCCCAACTGCATTGGCTATTGAATTATCAGGGCTTTCTACACCTTGCAATGTTCTAGCTGTCATATCAACAGAACCTTCTATCTTGTATACATTATTTTCAATACCTTCTGCCATCATGTCCATGAGATTAGGCATCCATTTATCCGCATCTTTGCCTGGCCCTTTCTTCGCTGGTGAGTGGAACCCTAAACGGTCAGCTACGGTGTCAGCTACTTTTGTTACTGCATTCTTTACTTTGCCTATCATAGCATTTATACCATCTATAAAGTTCTGGATAAGATTTCTACCCCAATTTCTAGCGTCTCCTATTACTCCGTGTATTTGTTTATCTGCAATCTTAAATGGACTCATCATTGCATCTACTAGTGCGTTCTTCATATCTTTAATACTTTGCCACATCTCATTCCATTTATCTTTTACGCCATCCCTTATATCTTTTGCTTTTTTTATTACATCCTCTTTCATGACTTGCCATTTAGTTTTAACCTCTCCGGTTTCCCAATTTACCTGATTGACATGCTCCCCCGCCTGTGATTTAGCTTGTTCAACTACTTTGTTATGCATATCAGTAGCTTTACTAATAGCTTCTTCTCTTTGTCTTGTAGCTTCCTGTATTAGTTTGTCTGCTTGTTCCTCTGACAAAGTACCAGCTTCGTCCCTTTGCCTAATAATTTCTTTTATCACATCATTATATTGTTCTTCTGCTGCTTGTATAGCTTTATCCTTCTGTTCTAAACTATTTTGTACAACTTCTACTGCTTGCTTAGCGGAAATCTCTCCTGCTTGAGCTTTCATTCTTTCCATTATCGCTTTAGATTCAACTTCACTTTCTGAAAGTACTTGTACGCCTGTTTCTACCATTTCTCGTTGGATGGAATTGATTTTTTCTTGCTCCCGCCTTGTTAATTCTCGCTTTTCTTGTGAGGCGGTATTAAGTATTTCTTTTATTCTCGCTTCACTTTCTGCAACTTCTCTCTTTTTGACCTCGTATCCTTCCTGCATGTTTCGCAGTATTTCTTCTTGTTCTTCTTTAGATAGATTAGTGCTACCATCTACAAAATTTTGCATTTTAGACAATGACTCTTTATGATGTTTATCCAAACCACTTTGGACTTGCTGGGTCATTTGCAAAAAGTTCCCTGAAATATTATCCGCTATTTCTTTAGTTACTGTTTGACCACTCCAAGACAATTGATTAAGGGCCACAGTCGCCTGATCATTTAAGT
It includes:
- a CDS encoding YhcN/YlaJ family sporulation lipoprotein, whose protein sequence is MKNNKIAIFLTIVLAFVFTATGCQTKTPQRPNMGNERIENRVGTNQRRNTNQNRVGNNNAIDNNKIDSNLNNDARNKDMVRTDRNLNMTDRAEKIARNVAKLKEVNSATCVITGNTALVGIDMKDNIEGNMTNDLKRKVESSVRNTDKNINNVTVTADADLYKRISNMARDIRNGKPITGFTDEIQEMLRRITPSK
- a CDS encoding ATP-binding protein, yielding MLTAKDFDFQPSMTKTQLFDLESLRFIENKENILFFGTSGAVKLGIAAVKKRYLTYFISCHNLIMQLNKAHAENRLETKLKHFSKYKLLIIDEIGYLPIDKHRLKGKMDLLESKKSSNN
- a CDS encoding ISL3 family transposase, producing MFLKKETQILDKDKIKKVCIDDFAIKKRNKYATVMIDIETRKIVDILESRDYEEVKRWLSSFPNLELISRDGSIVYNKAIKDAHPKSIQVSDRFHILKNLTDYCKQYIKRIFKNKIEIGKLENINSGETLHLKEKYKFKTKWDLILKVKELRDLKYKVNDIASILGMSNKTVIAYSKISNEDKEKYDKITNAEAKSSDISKSKEYLINKVKELSSEGKSMRKIAEEMVLDRKTVKKYLESDENWNHTSKGVKKKSKLDNYKNLVKKFYIDGISSKEIYKKIKAKGYTGSESLIRKFITDFRSETIEENEAVDIRYVETNDLISLLYKPIEKVETITLEEFEVVLDRYEKYKIIFNIVEEFKEILFGKDSTKLNTWITKSKALGIKELNSFITGITRDIEAVENAINYEYSNGLAEGKINKIKVIKRIMYGRCTFEILRNRVLQIEYNT
- a CDS encoding transposase family protein codes for the protein MDALIKLLDENLEYISHEIIEDTIYIHIKSNKIVACCPHCNTPSERIHSHYTRSFQDLPISGKKTVLILNNRKFFCDNEDCNRKTFAEKFDFIEHKAKKTKRLEAEIINLSKNMSLISASKLLGKSVATVSKSTVCNIFKKRNTNIR
- a CDS encoding sigma-70 family RNA polymerase sigma factor, with amino-acid sequence MDNEILMTIRADKKSKVEVSLQEPIGVDKEGNEISLIDILGTDADEVIDEVDLKIQVKKLYSKINEVLKGREKTIIELRYGLIDGGCKTQREIANFLGISRSYVSRIEKRAIKKLNKAFENQSC
- a CDS encoding phage holin family protein, whose product is MTGEEILQYILPEIVILIPVLIILGQAIKQIPKVKDWTIPIILAVIGIVVSILILGFENGFTGSIVLNGVLQGILCAGMAVYVHQLTIQSTRKRKEDEDQD
- a CDS encoding N-acetylmuramoyl-L-alanine amidase family protein → MRIRLNAGHGAGKEHNRGGVLFNEGDNNFHYSLVLKAELETYENVKVDLVRNKITDNPSLAQRAKMGQGYDLYLAIHSNAASDSSVRGTEVWDSVERPNKQLAQLLCDTTAIFFNHRNRGVKYKEGKTGYNWYGELRFNQAKSSMIIENGFHTNREDSLIFRDKQKELAVVQARTIASFYNLKKKAIKEDKPHWAQKHYDSLKAKGMEIQETRFDDKITRGEVFALLDRITNYKEVK
- a CDS encoding DUF6711 family protein produces the protein MIIKINGQEIAAYPAAFLVTTLDLDDGETSVRTADGILNRDRIAVKRKIEMSFGGLEWDKVSAILQSIQDEFFEVYYPDPMTGGYEAKTFYAGDRPATIAIAKGDTIIWEGLKLSLIER